One Acutalibacter muris DNA window includes the following coding sequences:
- the pth gene encoding aminoacyl-tRNA hydrolase, translating into MFFSGRQAAPGPVDFIIAGLGNPGREYEGTRHNAGFMAVDRLAQKMGADMRRIRFKGVTGECALGGGHVLLLKPGTFMNLSGQSVREAMGFYKVPPERTLIIFDDINLPPGKLRVRRKGSDGGHNGMKNIIYLSGSDQFPRIKLGVGQKPHPDFNLADWVLSKFSDADLKELDAALDKASAAAELIVRGETDRAMNLYN; encoded by the coding sequence ATGTTTTTTTCTGGAAGGCAGGCGGCCCCGGGGCCGGTGGACTTTATCATAGCGGGCCTTGGAAACCCGGGGAGGGAATATGAGGGCACAAGGCATAACGCGGGCTTCATGGCCGTGGACCGGCTGGCGCAGAAGATGGGCGCGGATATGCGCAGGATACGCTTCAAGGGAGTCACCGGGGAGTGCGCCCTTGGGGGCGGGCACGTGCTGCTGCTGAAGCCCGGCACCTTCATGAATTTGAGCGGTCAGTCCGTGCGGGAGGCCATGGGCTTTTACAAGGTTCCGCCTGAGCGCACGCTGATAATTTTCGACGACATAAACCTGCCGCCGGGGAAGCTTCGGGTGCGGCGCAAGGGCAGCGACGGCGGGCATAACGGCATGAAGAATATCATATACCTCTCCGGTTCCGACCAGTTCCCCCGGATAAAGCTTGGCGTGGGGCAGAAGCCCCACCCGGACTTTAACCTTGCCGACTGGGTGCTCTCAAAATTCAGTGACGCCGACCTTAAGGAGCTGGATGCCGCCCTTGACAAGGCCTCGGCCGCCGCAGAGCTCATAGTCCGGGGCGAAACCGACCGGGCCATGAATTTATATAACTGA